Proteins encoded within one genomic window of Pongo pygmaeus isolate AG05252 chromosome 18, NHGRI_mPonPyg2-v2.0_pri, whole genome shotgun sequence:
- the LOC129016227 gene encoding phospholipid-transporting ATPase ABCA3-like isoform X1, which translates to MHPSFWGACGGVRSRIGYCPQFHALLEYMTAQEIMIMYARIWGVSEPQIGLYVNKCLNSLELESHADRLINTYSGGNKRRLSTAIALMGRSSVIFLDEPSTGMDPVARRLLWNTVTKTRESGKAIVITSHSMEECDALCTNLAIMVQGKFTCLGSPQHLKNKFGNIYILKVKVKTEDRLQDFKCYVATTFPGSVLKHENQGILNYYIPSKDCRWGKVFGILEQAKEQFDLEDYSVSQITLEQVFLTLANPEKSSSDDENEVP; encoded by the exons ATGCATCCATCTTTCTGGGGAGCATGCGGAGGC GTGAGGTCAAGAATTGGCTACTGTCCTCAATTTCATGCCTTGCTGGAATATATGACTGCTCAGGAAATAATGATTATGTATGCCAGAATATGGGGAGTCTCTGAGCCCCAGATTGGGCTGTATGTGAACAAATGTTTGAATTCACTGGAACTGGAGTCTCATGCTGACAGGCTTATCAACACCTACAG TGGAGGAAACAAACGTAGGCTGAGTACTGCTATTGCCCTAATGGGAAGGTCTTCAGTCATCTTCCTGGATGAGCCATCAACTGGCATGGACCCAGTAGCCAGACGCCTGCTCTGGAACACGGTGACAAAGACACGTGAAAGTGGAAAAGCCATCGTTATAACCTCCCACAG TATGGAGGAATGTGACGCCCTCTGTACCAATCTAGCCATCATGGTGCAAGGGAAGTTCACTTGCTTGGGCAGCCCTCAGCATCTCAAGAACAAGTTTGGCAACATTTACATCCTGAAGGTTAAGGTCAAGACTGAAGATAGATTACAGGATTTCAAATGTTATGTTGCAACAACATTTCCAG GTAGTGTCTTAAAACATGAAAATCAAGGGATCCTTAACTACTACATTCCTAGCAAGGACTGTCGCTGGGGAAAG GTGTTTGGCATTTTGGAGCAAGCTAAAGAGCAATTCGATTTAGAAGACTATTCTGTCAGTCAGATCACACTGGAACAGGTCTTCCTGACCCTTGCTAACCCAGAGAAATCATCCAGTGATGATGAAAATGAGGTGCCATGA
- the LOC129016227 gene encoding phospholipid-transporting ATPase ABCA3-like isoform X2 produces the protein MTAQEIMIMYARIWGVSEPQIGLYVNKCLNSLELESHADRLINTYSGGNKRRLSTAIALMGRSSVIFLDEPSTGMDPVARRLLWNTVTKTRESGKAIVITSHSMEECDALCTNLAIMVQGKFTCLGSPQHLKNKFGNIYILKVKVKTEDRLQDFKCYVATTFPGSVLKHENQGILNYYIPSKDCRWGKVFGILEQAKEQFDLEDYSVSQITLEQVFLTLANPEKSSSDDENEVP, from the exons ATGACTGCTCAGGAAATAATGATTATGTATGCCAGAATATGGGGAGTCTCTGAGCCCCAGATTGGGCTGTATGTGAACAAATGTTTGAATTCACTGGAACTGGAGTCTCATGCTGACAGGCTTATCAACACCTACAG TGGAGGAAACAAACGTAGGCTGAGTACTGCTATTGCCCTAATGGGAAGGTCTTCAGTCATCTTCCTGGATGAGCCATCAACTGGCATGGACCCAGTAGCCAGACGCCTGCTCTGGAACACGGTGACAAAGACACGTGAAAGTGGAAAAGCCATCGTTATAACCTCCCACAG TATGGAGGAATGTGACGCCCTCTGTACCAATCTAGCCATCATGGTGCAAGGGAAGTTCACTTGCTTGGGCAGCCCTCAGCATCTCAAGAACAAGTTTGGCAACATTTACATCCTGAAGGTTAAGGTCAAGACTGAAGATAGATTACAGGATTTCAAATGTTATGTTGCAACAACATTTCCAG GTAGTGTCTTAAAACATGAAAATCAAGGGATCCTTAACTACTACATTCCTAGCAAGGACTGTCGCTGGGGAAAG GTGTTTGGCATTTTGGAGCAAGCTAAAGAGCAATTCGATTTAGAAGACTATTCTGTCAGTCAGATCACACTGGAACAGGTCTTCCTGACCCTTGCTAACCCAGAGAAATCATCCAGTGATGATGAAAATGAGGTGCCATGA